In the genome of Raphanus sativus cultivar WK10039 chromosome 4, ASM80110v3, whole genome shotgun sequence, one region contains:
- the LOC108855233 gene encoding uncharacterized protein LOC108855233, with protein MTTTYDFEDAPTNYDDVQRQGGQDAVYDPNFVPDSVKSFVVHMYRHIREKNVYEIHQMCETSFQTLSERLFKDTPWPSVEAIAPYVDNDHVFCLLYREMWFRHLYARLSPTLKQRIDSYDNYCSLFQVVLHGVVNMQLPNQWLWDMVDEFVYQFQSFCQYRAKMKNKTEQEIALLKQNDKAWNVYGVLNFLQALVEKSTIIQILEQEKEGLEQFTATDGYDYSGGSNVLKVLGYFSMVGLLRVHCLLGDYHTGLKWLQPIDITQQGVYTSVIGCHIATIYHYGFANLMLRRYVDAVREFNKILLYIYKTKQYHQKSPQYEQLLKKNEQMYALLAVCLSLCPQTKLVDESVNSQLREKYGEKMMRMQRYDDEAFGIYDELFSYACPKFITPSAPSFEEPLVNYNQDAYRLQLKMFLYEVKQQQLLSGVRTFLKVYSSISLAKLANYMEVDEPTLRTILLTYKHKTHSVGSDGKIISNADIDFYINNDMIYVVESKPAKRYGDFFLRQIAKLEGVINDMDRIKLE; from the exons AGACACATCAGGGAGAAGAACGTCTACGAGATCCACCAGATGTGCGAGACCTCGTTCCAGACCCTGTCCGAGCGCCTGTTCAAGGACACCCCCTGGCCTTCCGTCGAAGCGATTGCTCCTTACGTCGACAACGATCACGTGTTTTGTCTCTTGTACCGCGAGATGTGGTTCCGACACTTGTACGCGAGGCTGTCTCCGACGCTCAAGCAGAGGATCGATTCCTATGATAACTACTGCAGCCTGTTTCAG GTGGTGTTGCACGGTGTAGTGAATATGCAGCTGCCGAACCAGTGGTTGTGGGACATGGTGGATGAGTTTGTCTATCAGTTCCAGAGCTTCTGTCAGTACAGAGCCAAGATGAAGAACAAAACAGAGCAGGAGATTGCACTCCTCAAACAGAACGACaag GCGTGGAATGTGTATGGGGTGCTCAACTTCTTGCAAGCGCTTGTGGAGAAGTCCACCATCATCCAGATTCTTGAGCAGGAGAAGGAAGGGCTCGAGCAGTTCACCGCTACCGACGGGTATGATTACAGCGGTGGGAGCAACGTGTTGAAGGTCCTTGGTTACTTCAGCATGGTCGGTCTCCTCCGTGTTCACTGCCTCTTGGGTGATTACCATACTGGTCTCAAGTGGCTTCAGCCCATTGACATCACTCAGCAAGGTGTTTACACCAGTGTCATTGGATGCCACATCGCTACCATCTATCACTATGGATTCGCCAACCTCATGTTGAGAAGGTACGTGGATGCGGTTCGTGAGTTCAACAAGATCCTCCTCTACATTTACAAGACGAAGCAGTACCATCAAAAGTCGCCTCAGTATGAGCAGTTGCTGAAGAAGAATGAGCAGATGTATGCTTTGCTTGCGGTTTGCCTCTCCCTCTGCCCTCAGACGAAGCTCGTCGACGAGTCTGTCAACTCTCAGCTGCGTGAGAAGTACGGTGAGAAGATGATGAGGATGCAGAGGTACGACGATGAGGCGTTTGGTATCTATGACGAGCTCTTCTCTTACGCGTGCCCTAAGTTCATCACCCCTTCCGCACCAAGTTTCGAGGAGCCTCTTGTCAATTACAATCAG GATGCGTACAGGCTTCAGTTGAAGATGTTCCTTTATGAGGTGAAGCAGCAGCAGCTGTTGTCAGGAGTGAGGACGTTCCTTAAAGTTTActcctccatctctcttgctaaGCTCGCAAACTACATGGAAGTTGATGAACCAACTCTAAG GACCATATTGCTAACATACAAGCACAAGACACATTCAGTTGGTTCTGATGGGAAGATCATCTCCAATGCAGACATTGATTTCTACATCAACAAC GACATGATCTACGTTGTGGAATCAAAACCTGCAAAGCGTTATGGTGATTTCTTCTTGCGGCAGATTGCAAAG CTTGAAGGTGTGATAAACGACATGGACCGCATCAAGCTGGAATGA